In Ornithodoros turicata isolate Travis unplaced genomic scaffold, ASM3712646v1 Chromosome13, whole genome shotgun sequence, the following proteins share a genomic window:
- the LOC135372090 gene encoding uncharacterized protein LOC135372090 has protein sequence MDGEYVSGERNDRQGLRAATKEYTKDLKPTGQSVRNTRVCLISGIIGVIVVSIVVVLVLNGPPQRALLKSAGNWCTSSQSCHDAEMFLQKIVDTTFHPCTDFYSHVCSRWLKPTRFRNAYMDELLYDLRIEIYDQLEEAKDNRIHRDALQAMSVFFKSCMKFIFEKEALQHVVTEVLKVLEVDVSLWKTARTLDDVFPIIFNLAVKGCPSVFKIAYRRRPETDILISVGSSLSAIYDQGIDDTLKGYMADVVKISNIDAEANIKDIDGKFWKIYNQVSNSTFETMPVDQLGIGVSLDVLVRALNEGFYGIDIITFSNINIKDRGIIRAALDELSHLTAQQRNSYLYLLTLSNILVHDFTFHYRDFGVGEERECLRLTSRYFSRGYFQYVINRFQSDSVKHAMTAVEVDIRQSMLEETRMSSWISATSKQQAIDAMNATEVWLGNGKADIPEETAFHFLNDSFIWNVASLLKEHVELQIADANDVLFSQWQYEGTVGYVKENKTIVFATAVLRPHMFYEDLAFRLNYATVGMLMAEALLQAGLERVDYPSREADTRYQNWNKIRCYKRHIEEMAGMNANDEAVRELVALELSLHGSFNINRTQGLSEEDAKESDQMFFRRFCLANCGPSSGHRRLLPGKFRCNFLLLGKLEFAKAFDCSPKPNECLVPGS, from the exons ATGGATGGTGAATACGTTTCAGGAGAAAGGAACGACCGAC AAGGCCTCAGGGCCGCCACCAAGGAATACACGAAAGACCTTAAACCAACAGGACAATCTGTGAGAAACACGCGCGTTTGCTTGATTTCTGGCATCATCGGCGTCATCGTTGTCAGCATCGTCGTGGTGCTTGTCCTAAACGGTCCACCGCAGCGGGCACTCCTAAAGAGCGCGGGCAACTGGTGTACATCCTCACAAAGCTGTCACGATGCCGAGATGTTCTTGCAAAAAATCGTGGACACCACTTTCCACCCTTGTACTGATTTCTACAGCCACGTCTGCAGCAG GTGGCTAAAACCGACACGCTTCCGGAACGCTTACATGGACGAGCTCTTATACGACCTGAGGATCGAAATCTACGATCAGCTGGAAGAAGCCAAGGATAATCGCATCCACAGAGATGCGCTACAGGCAATGTCAGTTTTCTTCAAGAGTTGCATGAAATTCATCTTCGAAAAGGAAGCACTGCAACATGTTGTTACGGAGGTCTTGAAGGTGCTGGAAGTCGACGTCTCGCTTTGGAAGACCGCGAGAACGCTCGATGATGTCTTTCCTATCATCTTCAATTTAGCTGTCAAAGGCTGTCCCAGCGTATTCAAAATAGCCTACCGAAGAAGACCTGAAACAGACATCCTCATCAGTGTCGGTTCGAGTCTTTCAGCGATTTACGACCAAGGCATCGACGACACACTTAAAGGATACATGGCAGACGTCGTTAAAATATCGAACATAGACGCGGAAGCAAATATCAAAGACATAGACGGGAAATTCTGGAAAATATACAACCAGGTGAGCAACAGCACCTTTGAGACCATGCCGGTGGATCAACTTGGCATTGGCGTCTCACTAGACGTCCTGGTACGAGCGCTTAATGAAGGCTTCTACGGGATCGACATCATCACTTTCAGCAACATTAATATTAAAGACCGCGGAATCATTCGTGCTGCACTGGACGAACTATCGCACTTGACCGCCCAACAGAGGAACTCCTACCTGTACCTCCTCACATTATCCAATATCCTTGTACATGATTTCACCTTCCATTACCGCGACTTCGGTGTTGGCGAAGAAAGAGAGTGTCTGCGACTGACGAGCCGGTATTTCAGCCGGGGATACTTCCAATACGTCATCAATCGCTTCCAGTCCGATAGCGTAAAGCACGCGATGACAGCGGTGGAAGTGGATATTCGACAATCGATGTTGGAAGAAACCAGGATGTCGTCGTGGATTTCCGCTACAAGCAAGCAACAGGCCATCGACGCGATGAACGCTACTGAGGTCTGGCTGGGAAACGGGAAAGCTGACATTCCGGAAGAGACAGCCTTTCACTTCCTCAACGATTCATTTATTTGGAACGTTGCAAGCTTGCTGAAAGAACATGTCGAGCTGCAAATCGCTGACGCCAATGATGTACTTTTTTCGCAGTGGCAGTACGAAGGAACGGTCGGGTatgtaaaagaaaacaaaacgatcGTGTTCGCGACTGCTGTACTACGCCCACATATGTTTTATGAGGACTTGGCGTTTCGTTTGAATTACGCGACGGTCGGTATGCTGATGGCCGAAGCACTTCTGCAAGCGGGGTTGGAAAGAGTGGATTATCCATCACGTGAAGCGGATACGCGATATCAGAACTGGAATAAAATACGTTGCTACAAGCGCCATATTGAAGAAATGGCTGGGATGAATGCGAATGACGAGGCTGTTAGAGAACTGGTTGCTTTAGAGCTGTCGCTGCATGGCAGTTTTAATATTAACAGAACTCAGGGTCTCAGTGAGGAAGATGCGAAGGAGAGCGACCAGATGTTTTTTCGAAGATTTTGCTTAGCAAATTGTGGGCCTTCGTCGGGACATCGGCGGCTTCTTCCAGGGAAGTTCCGTTGCAACTTTTTACTTCTCGGAAAGTTAGAATTCGCGAAAGCGTTCGACTGCTCGCCGAAGCCAAACGAGTGCCTTGTTCCCGGTTCTTGA